The Gemmatimonadota bacterium genome includes a window with the following:
- a CDS encoding AAA family ATPase, whose amino-acid sequence MRLSRLELAGFKSFATSTTVEFHDGMTALVGPNGCGKSNVVEAIRWVLGEQKPTHIRGRKMQEVIFHGSRNRRPAARAQVAVTIDNSDGILPVAHSEVEIGRSIDREGKTRYTINRAVCRLRDVVDLCRDTGLGVGSYSAIEGRMLNAIISARGDERRALFEEAAGIGRYKDRRAVTERRLDAVAADLQRLDDLGVEIRKNVRRLSREKGRAERYLKQRSRLRALDVTLAERRLDDLRDQLAKVAAAGRDAAGDDGPDAVSFVRAEADHLALRKEVDLCRDARAKVVERRGEAASGLARCERELAVADERSVQAEARISRNEELRNAELARQKELDDELAVTRTGIEGVEADLRLVRRRTGTAANQAEELRAGMAAARRSVETLAAALRENARLSAGLGGEIEAGEERLLAGRQRLDALVRERSESLRGRPGG is encoded by the coding sequence ATGAGACTCTCGAGGCTGGAGCTCGCAGGATTCAAGTCCTTCGCCACCAGCACCACGGTCGAATTCCACGACGGCATGACGGCGTTGGTCGGCCCCAACGGCTGCGGCAAATCGAATGTCGTGGAGGCCATCCGCTGGGTCCTGGGCGAGCAGAAGCCAACCCATATCCGGGGTCGGAAGATGCAGGAGGTGATCTTCCACGGTTCGCGCAACCGCCGCCCCGCAGCCCGCGCCCAGGTGGCGGTGACCATAGACAACTCCGACGGAATCCTGCCGGTGGCGCACTCGGAGGTAGAAATAGGACGCTCCATCGATCGGGAAGGCAAGACGCGGTACACCATCAATCGTGCCGTCTGTCGCCTCAGGGACGTGGTCGACCTCTGCCGGGACACCGGTCTCGGGGTCGGCAGCTACTCGGCCATCGAGGGGCGGATGTTGAACGCCATCATCTCCGCCCGCGGGGACGAGCGTCGCGCGCTCTTCGAAGAAGCCGCCGGGATCGGCCGGTACAAGGACCGGCGAGCCGTGACCGAGCGTCGGCTCGACGCCGTAGCGGCGGACCTGCAAAGGCTTGACGATCTAGGTGTCGAAATACGGAAGAACGTACGTCGCCTCTCCAGGGAGAAAGGGAGGGCGGAACGTTACCTGAAGCAACGTTCGAGGCTTCGGGCGCTCGATGTCACTCTCGCCGAGCGTCGGCTCGACGACCTGCGCGATCAGCTCGCCAAGGTCGCCGCCGCCGGCCGGGACGCCGCAGGTGACGACGGTCCCGACGCGGTATCTTTTGTCCGCGCCGAGGCCGATCATCTGGCGCTCCGGAAGGAGGTCGATCTCTGCCGCGATGCGCGAGCGAAGGTCGTCGAGCGTCGGGGCGAGGCAGCCTCCGGGCTTGCGCGCTGCGAGCGCGAGCTGGCCGTGGCGGACGAACGGTCGGTCCAGGCCGAGGCCCGCATTTCTCGAAACGAGGAGTTGCGGAACGCTGAACTCGCCCGCCAAAAGGAGCTCGACGACGAGCTGGCGGTGACTCGGACCGGAATCGAGGGTGTCGAAGCCGATCTCCGCCTGGTTCGGCGCCGCACCGGCACGGCGGCGAACCAGGCGGAGGAACTGCGGGCGGGCATGGCCGCCGCTCGCCGCTCCGTCGAAACTCTCGCCGCCGCTCTGCGTGAGAACGCCCGGCTCTCCGCAGGGCTGGGCGGCGAGATCGAGGCGGGCGAAGAGAGGCTGCTCGCGGGGAGGCAGAGACTCGATGCGCTCGTGCGCGAGCGCTCCGAGTCTCTGAGAGGGCGACCTGGAGGCTGA
- a CDS encoding AAA family ATPase: MIGPLSDFITGDDEGMELVEAHLGELARAVVVSDAAAALRLGEWFAREWKGGGGLTLLPLDAEELVGEGKRSGDLARRIVADGQGAAWVRTLLDGAAVVHVGEFEATLQGGVYRVGYPAGAAGLLERRRELRRLGTELAELRTRVDDAREIVRKRKLEAEARAEAVREGQAAFDTAGAKLRRLEDEVAALSLGKERARRVAEEIALQIERMESERSEVSERLESARSRLVVLTAEEAELTRKLAVEQAGLDEVRTAWEKVRTRVTGITVEGARLDGELARLQERATAITTEHDRVEATLRRLARELDADRRRLQEGEKVMKEGRARLQELFDAGDRLAAELAAADDELEELKRRLGKSEGNLREARRLERDRKERSHRLELERRELQGSVKLIEERVRAEWGRSPDELLAVVETVEGANEELAQERDRLSRLLTRHGPVNVLAVEEHAEARERLSFLNSQHDDLTAARADLQEAIRDIDQTAEKRFGETFTAVQESFASVFEKLFPGGEAELRMGDSPESPIEIHASPRGKRFRRIELLSGGERALTALALLFSLYLVKPSPFCLMDEVDATLDEHNIGRFLRLLDEFKDRTQFIVITHNPRTVASADWLYGVTMEEAGTSTLVTMRSDGEPLSEDRGSGSEKPAA, translated from the coding sequence GTGATCGGCCCGCTATCCGACTTCATAACCGGTGACGACGAGGGCATGGAGCTCGTCGAGGCCCACCTGGGCGAGCTCGCCCGGGCGGTGGTGGTGAGCGACGCGGCGGCGGCTCTGCGGCTGGGGGAGTGGTTCGCCCGGGAATGGAAGGGCGGCGGAGGTCTGACCTTGTTGCCGCTCGACGCGGAGGAGCTGGTTGGAGAAGGGAAACGGAGCGGCGACCTCGCTCGCCGGATCGTCGCGGACGGACAGGGAGCGGCTTGGGTGAGGACCTTGCTGGACGGTGCGGCCGTCGTGCACGTGGGCGAATTCGAAGCCACCCTTCAAGGCGGGGTCTACAGAGTGGGTTATCCGGCGGGCGCGGCCGGTCTCCTCGAACGGCGTCGCGAGCTTCGCCGTCTCGGGACCGAACTGGCCGAACTACGGACCCGCGTCGACGACGCGCGGGAGATCGTCCGAAAGCGGAAGCTCGAGGCGGAGGCGCGGGCGGAGGCTGTCAGGGAGGGCCAGGCCGCTTTCGACACCGCCGGAGCGAAGCTCAGGCGGCTGGAAGACGAGGTTGCGGCGCTCTCTCTCGGCAAGGAGCGTGCGCGGCGCGTGGCGGAGGAGATCGCCCTGCAGATCGAACGCATGGAGAGCGAGCGTTCCGAGGTCTCGGAGCGGCTCGAGAGCGCACGCTCTCGACTGGTCGTTCTGACCGCCGAGGAAGCCGAGCTTACCCGCAAGCTCGCGGTCGAACAGGCCGGGCTGGACGAAGTCCGGACGGCCTGGGAGAAGGTGCGCACGCGGGTGACCGGGATCACCGTCGAGGGCGCGCGCCTCGACGGCGAGCTCGCTCGCCTCCAGGAGCGAGCTACCGCCATCACCACCGAGCACGATCGCGTCGAGGCGACGCTTCGTCGCCTCGCGCGGGAGCTCGACGCGGACCGCCGTCGGCTCCAGGAAGGTGAGAAGGTCATGAAGGAGGGGCGGGCCCGCCTGCAGGAGCTCTTCGACGCCGGAGACCGGCTCGCCGCCGAACTCGCCGCGGCCGACGATGAGCTGGAAGAGCTGAAGCGGCGCCTTGGCAAGAGCGAGGGAAATCTGCGCGAGGCTCGCCGCCTCGAGCGCGACCGGAAGGAGCGCAGCCACCGGCTGGAGCTGGAACGCAGAGAGCTTCAGGGTTCGGTCAAGCTCATCGAAGAGCGCGTGCGGGCCGAGTGGGGACGCTCGCCGGACGAGCTCCTGGCAGTGGTCGAAACGGTGGAGGGCGCGAACGAGGAGCTCGCCCAGGAGCGCGACAGACTCAGTCGACTCCTGACGCGACACGGCCCCGTCAACGTGCTCGCGGTGGAGGAGCACGCGGAAGCGCGGGAGCGGCTGAGCTTTCTGAACTCGCAGCACGACGATCTGACGGCGGCACGGGCCGACCTGCAGGAGGCGATCAGGGATATCGATCAAACGGCGGAAAAGCGGTTCGGCGAGACCTTCACGGCGGTCCAGGAGAGCTTCGCCAGCGTCTTCGAGAAGCTGTTTCCCGGCGGAGAAGCCGAACTGCGCATGGGTGACTCGCCCGAGTCCCCGATCGAGATCCATGCCAGCCCGCGGGGCAAGCGCTTCAGGAGGATCGAGCTGCTCTCGGGAGGCGAGCGAGCCCTCACGGCTCTCGCGTTGCTCTTTTCGCTCTACCTGGTCAAGCCCTCTCCGTTCTGCCTGATGGACGAGGTCGACGCCACGCTCGACGAGCACAACATCGGTCGTTTCCTCCGTCTGCTCGACGAATTCAAGGACCGCACCCAGTTCATAGTCATCACCCACAACCCGCGCACCGTCGCTTCGGCGGACTGGCTCTACGGCGTCACGATGGAGGAGGCCGGTACGAGCACGCTCGTCACCATGCGGTCGGACGGCGAACCTCTAAGCGAAGACCGGGGATCCGGCTCGGAGAAACCCGCAGCCTGA
- the aroF gene encoding 3-deoxy-7-phosphoheptulonate synthase yields MLVVMRRDALPEQIKAVTRAIDEMGYTARPIPGGQRTAIGVVGNRRGVDPGGLPALAGVLEVIPVTHPYKQVSREWKADDTIVNIGAGVAFGGPHVPLIAGPCSVEGESEILEIAHMVRAAGAHALRGGAFKPRTSPYSFQGHGERGLEMLARAREETGLPVVTEAVDPDGVNLVAQYADVVQIGARNMQNYPVLRRAGRCGKPVLLKRGLSATIEEFLLAAEYVLAEGNSDVILCERGVRSFDPYTRNVFDLTAVPVVKGLSHLPIIADPSHGTGLRDKVPPMARAAVAAGADGLIVEVHQTPNRALSDGAQSIYPEQLEAMMAGMAAIAESIGRRLGSV; encoded by the coding sequence ATGCTCGTTGTCATGAGGCGTGACGCGCTTCCGGAGCAGATCAAGGCCGTGACCCGCGCGATCGATGAGATGGGCTACACCGCGCGTCCGATTCCGGGCGGGCAGAGAACGGCCATCGGAGTGGTCGGCAATCGCCGCGGAGTGGATCCCGGGGGGCTGCCCGCGCTCGCCGGCGTGCTGGAGGTCATCCCTGTCACGCACCCCTACAAGCAAGTGTCACGGGAGTGGAAGGCCGACGACACGATCGTGAACATCGGGGCGGGGGTCGCCTTCGGCGGTCCTCACGTGCCTCTGATCGCGGGGCCGTGCTCGGTGGAGGGTGAGAGCGAGATTCTGGAGATCGCCCACATGGTCCGGGCCGCCGGGGCCCACGCGCTCCGAGGGGGAGCGTTCAAACCCCGCACCTCGCCGTATTCCTTCCAAGGACACGGTGAACGCGGTCTCGAGATGCTTGCTCGAGCCCGGGAGGAGACCGGGCTGCCCGTGGTCACCGAGGCCGTCGACCCCGACGGCGTGAACTTGGTGGCCCAGTACGCCGACGTGGTCCAGATCGGGGCTCGCAACATGCAGAACTATCCCGTCCTCAGAAGAGCCGGGAGGTGCGGAAAGCCGGTTCTGCTCAAACGGGGGCTCTCCGCGACCATCGAGGAGTTTCTGCTGGCCGCCGAGTACGTCCTCGCCGAGGGCAACTCCGACGTCATTCTGTGCGAACGAGGGGTGCGCAGTTTCGACCCCTACACCCGGAACGTCTTCGACCTGACCGCCGTTCCCGTCGTCAAAGGTCTCTCGCACCTTCCCATCATCGCCGATCCTTCGCACGGTACCGGTCTGCGGGACAAGGTTCCGCCCATGGCCCGCGCGGCGGTGGCGGCCGGCGCCGACGGCCTGATCGTGGAGGTGCATCAGACGCCGAACCGTGCGCTCTCCGACGGAGCCCAGTCGATCTACCCCGAACAGTTGGAGGCGATGATGGCGGGCATGGCGGCCATCGCCGAGTCGATCGGGCGGAGGCTGGGGTCCGTCTAG
- a CDS encoding YraN family protein: MLGRGGELIARRHLEDGGWEILATNYRFGRREVDIVARRESLVSFIEVKTRSGTAFGSPMESITWRKRRDIELVARAYLVQSRLWDADVRFDVVSVELPRNSTIRCQHIEDAWRPGWR, translated from the coding sequence CTGCTCGGACGCGGAGGCGAGCTCATAGCCAGGCGTCACCTCGAGGACGGCGGGTGGGAGATTCTGGCCACAAACTACCGTTTCGGGCGGCGCGAAGTGGATATCGTCGCCCGGCGGGAGTCGCTGGTCTCCTTCATCGAGGTCAAGACCCGCTCCGGAACCGCCTTCGGAAGCCCCATGGAGTCGATCACGTGGAGGAAGCGACGAGACATCGAACTCGTCGCCAGGGCCTATCTGGTCCAGAGCCGGCTCTGGGACGCCGATGTGCGTTTCGACGTCGTCTCCGTCGAGCTGCCGAGGAACAGCACGATCCGCTGCCAGCACATCGAAGACGCCTGGAGACCCGGGTGGCGTTGA
- the dnaX gene encoding DNA polymerase III subunit gamma/tau has translation MAQTALARKYRPRSFSDVAAQQHVSDTLRRAVSGDRTAQAYLFCGPRGVGKTTLARVLAMALNCPLRSTDQSSETAGEPCGECESCRSIWAGQASVDIVEIDAASNRGVDAARDLRERAMYAPSGESRRKVYIVDEAHMLTREAWNALLKILEEPPPGVVFVFATTEPQKIQQAAGPILSRCQRFDFRRISVIDIVARMKDVLAEEGLSAEDAALTVIARKADGGMRDGLSLLDQVLSFSRGEMTAEVVRGVLGVVNEERFLELFGIVAERRHAEIFTFVESLSDDGFDVVEFYYGLLDMLRRLLRLRLAPSGADAGSDSDTRFAGLATRFEPSDLVRMLSAAAELETRGSLRRSPNPRILVEMLLLRMSYLDRAVEIEEVIAALGGAPRSGSSSNPPDGSAGVPAPGTAPSQGSGHGPSRLPETTKPISPHVVAPSPAPQAKAAGPRAETAASRRPASTEPERDLHRVARNPEPVDSRDAASVGSRGEKSVGSRGTGKQRPKRRTGLPPTSSRTSPGLTLDKVLELEPGLRPAVEELDLELVRPLDR, from the coding sequence TTGGCGCAAACTGCATTAGCGAGGAAGTACCGGCCCCGTTCGTTTTCGGACGTCGCGGCACAGCAGCACGTCTCGGACACGCTCCGTCGTGCCGTGAGCGGCGACCGCACGGCTCAGGCGTATCTCTTCTGCGGTCCCAGGGGCGTGGGCAAGACAACCCTTGCGCGCGTGCTCGCCATGGCTTTGAACTGCCCGCTGCGCAGTACGGATCAGTCGTCCGAGACAGCAGGCGAGCCGTGCGGCGAGTGTGAGAGCTGCCGAAGCATCTGGGCGGGTCAGGCATCGGTCGACATCGTGGAGATCGACGCCGCCTCCAACCGGGGCGTGGATGCGGCGCGAGACCTGCGCGAGCGAGCCATGTACGCTCCCTCGGGCGAGTCCAGGCGCAAGGTCTACATCGTGGACGAGGCCCACATGCTCACCCGCGAAGCCTGGAACGCGCTGCTCAAGATTCTGGAGGAGCCTCCGCCGGGCGTCGTGTTCGTTTTCGCAACTACGGAACCGCAGAAGATCCAGCAGGCGGCCGGTCCCATACTTTCGCGCTGCCAGCGCTTCGACTTCCGACGGATCTCGGTGATCGACATCGTCGCGCGGATGAAGGACGTGCTCGCCGAAGAAGGTCTCTCGGCCGAAGACGCCGCTCTCACGGTGATCGCGCGCAAGGCGGACGGCGGGATGCGGGACGGTCTCTCCCTCCTCGATCAGGTTCTCTCCTTCAGCCGAGGGGAGATGACTGCGGAGGTGGTGCGCGGCGTGCTTGGGGTCGTCAACGAGGAACGCTTCCTCGAGCTTTTCGGCATCGTCGCCGAGAGACGCCACGCCGAGATCTTCACTTTCGTCGAATCCCTCAGCGACGACGGCTTCGACGTGGTCGAGTTTTACTACGGCCTCCTGGACATGTTGCGCCGCTTGCTCCGTTTGCGGCTCGCGCCTTCCGGGGCCGACGCCGGGAGCGATTCCGATACGCGATTTGCCGGTCTAGCGACCAGGTTCGAGCCGAGCGATCTCGTGAGGATGCTCTCCGCTGCGGCCGAACTCGAGACTCGAGGCAGTCTCCGACGCAGTCCCAACCCACGCATTCTCGTCGAGATGCTCCTCCTACGCATGAGCTACCTCGACCGGGCCGTCGAGATCGAAGAGGTGATCGCAGCGCTGGGCGGCGCACCGCGAAGCGGGTCTTCATCGAATCCGCCCGATGGCTCGGCTGGGGTGCCCGCGCCCGGGACCGCCCCGAGCCAAGGAAGCGGTCACGGGCCGAGCCGGCTTCCCGAGACGACGAAGCCCATCTCCCCTCACGTCGTCGCCCCCTCGCCGGCCCCCCAAGCCAAGGCCGCCGGTCCCCGCGCGGAAACCGCAGCTTCCCGCAGACCTGCCTCCACCGAGCCGGAACGGGACCTCCACCGGGTCGCCCGGAATCCGGAACCGGTCGATTCACGGGATGCTGCGTCGGTCGGCTCGCGGGGCGAGAAATCGGTCGGATCGCGAGGAACCGGAAAGCAGCGACCGAAGCGACGAACCGGGCTTCCCCCGACATCCTCCCGGACGTCCCCCGGACTCACGCTCGACAAGGTGCTCGAGCTGGAACCAGGCCTGCGACCGGCGGTAGAAGAGCTCGATCTGGAACTCGTCCGTCCACTCGATCGATAG
- a CDS encoding YbaB/EbfC family nucleoid-associated protein codes for MNISQLMQLGQQMQSKMTQLQRDLDTSTQSASSGGGMVTATVDGRGAVQAIAIDPVCVDPEDVEMLEDLVLAAVCEAQAQALKVYEREMKKVTGGLPGIPGIPGLPGLS; via the coding sequence ATGAACATCTCCCAATTGATGCAGTTAGGCCAGCAGATGCAGTCCAAAATGACTCAATTGCAAAGAGACCTCGACACCAGCACTCAGTCCGCGTCCTCGGGGGGCGGAATGGTCACCGCGACCGTGGACGGACGGGGAGCGGTGCAGGCCATCGCGATCGACCCGGTCTGCGTCGATCCCGAAGATGTGGAGATGCTCGAGGATCTCGTGCTCGCGGCCGTTTGCGAAGCTCAGGCCCAGGCGCTGAAGGTCTACGAACGTGAGATGAAGAAGGTGACCGGCGGACTCCCCGGCATCCCCGGAATTCCCGGGCTCCCGGGGCTCTCCTAA
- the recR gene encoding recombination mediator RecR, translated as MSVIDTLTDEFTRLPGIGRKTAIRLVHHLLGNTRADPERLATALLEVAERVSPCPRCGNFTEEEVCKVCRDPRRDEGLICVVEKPYDVMAIERTGEYRGHYHVLGGRLSPMDGIGPEQLRVDELLDRIRGSVRGSEEKVDEVIIATAPDIAHDATTVYLEGVLRPLGVRVTRFASGLPVGSDLEYVDGATIARALSGRREST; from the coding sequence ATGTCGGTGATCGACACCCTCACCGACGAGTTCACCCGCCTGCCGGGCATCGGCCGGAAGACGGCGATTCGGCTCGTGCATCATCTGCTGGGCAACACACGCGCGGACCCGGAGCGGCTCGCCACAGCCCTCTTGGAGGTCGCCGAACGGGTGAGCCCCTGCCCTCGGTGCGGCAATTTCACCGAGGAGGAGGTCTGCAAGGTATGCCGCGATCCGCGTCGCGACGAGGGTCTGATCTGCGTCGTCGAGAAGCCTTACGACGTGATGGCCATCGAGCGGACCGGCGAGTATCGCGGACACTATCACGTGCTGGGCGGCAGGCTCTCGCCCATGGACGGCATCGGCCCCGAACAATTGCGCGTCGACGAGCTGCTGGACCGGATTCGGGGGAGCGTTCGGGGGAGCGAGGAGAAAGTGGACGAGGTCATCATCGCCACGGCCCCGGACATAGCACACGACGCCACCACCGTATACCTTGAAGGCGTTCTTCGTCCTCTCGGGGTTCGGGTCACGCGTTTCGCCAGCGGCCTTCCCGTCGGGAGCGATCTGGAATATGTGGACGGCGCCACCATCGCGCGCGCTCTCTCGGGCAGAAGAGAAAGCACATGA
- the pgsA gene encoding CDP-diacylglycerol--glycerol-3-phosphate 3-phosphatidyltransferase, whose product MNWVPNAITIGRMLATPVVPVLALSTGTTWRYWACAAFVALALSDALDGYLARRLKVVSNLGKLLDPVADKLLMVATLLPIYAISHRGPPTELLPWWGEFPLWALLVILGREGLVTGFRLYSAKIGVVISADWTGKWKMLIQSIFCGAALLWYPLNLTATEEGWSSQLWIQIRGIGEAIVGVSLAAALVLTIYSMAHYLWSYRTLLGAKP is encoded by the coding sequence ATGAACTGGGTACCCAACGCCATCACCATCGGACGTATGTTGGCGACCCCGGTCGTGCCCGTGCTCGCCCTCTCGACCGGTACCACGTGGCGGTACTGGGCGTGCGCCGCCTTCGTGGCCCTTGCACTCTCCGACGCTCTCGACGGCTACCTCGCAAGGCGCCTGAAGGTGGTCTCGAATCTCGGCAAGCTGCTCGATCCGGTGGCGGACAAGCTGCTCATGGTGGCGACCCTGCTGCCCATCTACGCCATCTCGCACCGCGGTCCGCCGACCGAACTCCTGCCCTGGTGGGGCGAGTTTCCTCTATGGGCGCTGCTCGTCATTCTCGGCCGGGAAGGGCTGGTGACCGGCTTCCGTCTCTACTCCGCGAAAATCGGCGTGGTGATCAGCGCCGACTGGACGGGGAAGTGGAAGATGCTCATCCAATCGATCTTCTGCGGAGCGGCGTTGCTGTGGTATCCGCTCAATCTGACCGCTACCGAGGAGGGCTGGAGTTCCCAGCTCTGGATACAGATTCGCGGTATCGGCGAGGCCATTGTGGGGGTCAGCCTGGCTGCGGCGCTCGTACTCACGATCTACTCCATGGCGCACTATTTGTGGAGCTATCGGACGCTCCTCGGGGCGAAGCCGTGA
- a CDS encoding CinA family protein produces the protein MTGAAALVDSLRGRGLSLAVAESCTGGMLGAELTAVPGSSEVFLGGVISYADDLKRELLGVRDATLASCGAVSERAAAEMAVGVRKVAGADVGIAVTGIAGPGGGTSEKPVGTVWICVAVGEELGAEVHRFGGERDEVRRASVDAAVTSALRALPQTTG, from the coding sequence GTGACCGGTGCCGCCGCTCTCGTCGATTCTCTGCGCGGTCGCGGTCTCTCGCTGGCGGTGGCCGAGAGCTGCACGGGCGGGATGCTCGGAGCGGAGCTGACCGCGGTTCCAGGGAGCTCGGAGGTCTTTCTGGGCGGCGTGATCTCCTATGCCGACGATTTGAAACGGGAGCTTCTCGGCGTCCGGGACGCTACGTTGGCGTCCTGCGGAGCCGTGTCCGAACGTGCGGCTGCGGAAATGGCGGTGGGGGTCCGGAAGGTCGCGGGCGCCGACGTGGGCATCGCGGTCACCGGGATCGCGGGACCGGGAGGGGGGACCTCGGAAAAGCCCGTGGGTACTGTCTGGATCTGCGTCGCGGTCGGCGAAGAGCTGGGTGCGGAGGTGCACCGCTTTGGGGGAGAAAGGGATGAGGTGCGGCGCGCCTCGGTCGACGCGGCGGTGACGAGCGCCCTGCGCGCGCTGCCACAAACAACAGGTTGA
- a CDS encoding nucleotide exchange factor GrpE, whose protein sequence is MTGTTEPKPGEDNEVGSCAAGSDIEPGGAETGEDRPAGAEEDGSADAGEPEGGALADSVAELEERNLRLHAEFRNYRRRSERERLNAWARAQADLVRGILDALDDLDRVSALELDQASVESIMKGIDLVSEKFARSLADAEVEIIRPEGEVFDPVSMEAVVRVPTESEDDDDRVAMVVQKGYRLGDILIRPARVGVFKK, encoded by the coding sequence ATGACAGGGACCACCGAACCGAAACCGGGCGAAGACAACGAAGTCGGAAGCTGCGCTGCCGGATCCGATATTGAGCCCGGAGGTGCGGAGACAGGCGAAGACCGGCCGGCCGGCGCTGAGGAAGACGGATCTGCCGACGCAGGTGAGCCTGAGGGCGGAGCTCTCGCCGACAGCGTGGCGGAGCTCGAGGAACGCAACCTCCGGCTGCACGCCGAGTTTCGGAACTACCGTAGGCGCAGCGAGCGCGAGCGGCTCAATGCCTGGGCCAGGGCTCAAGCCGATCTGGTCCGCGGCATTCTCGACGCCCTCGACGATCTCGACAGGGTTTCCGCCCTGGAGCTCGATCAGGCGAGCGTGGAGTCGATCATGAAGGGCATCGATCTCGTCTCGGAGAAGTTCGCTCGTTCGCTCGCGGACGCCGAGGTCGAGATCATCAGGCCTGAGGGCGAGGTTTTCGATCCCGTGAGCATGGAGGCCGTGGTCCGAGTGCCGACGGAGTCGGAAGACGACGACGACCGCGTGGCGATGGTGGTCCAGAAGGGATACAGGCTCGGCGACATCCTGATTCGCCCCGCCAGGGTAGGCGTGTTCAAGAAGTGA
- the dnaJ gene encoding molecular chaperone DnaJ, whose product MSAPRKDYYRILGVGAKASQDEIKAAYRTLAKKHHPDKNRNDRRAAERFKEVGEAYSVLSDPKKRREYDNIRRLSAFRLGQASGGRSGTGARSAGNASDYSFEDLQGGFGHISDLFSSLFGQDQADEPSSGRTAGPTKGANVEYVLDIPFLTAVRGGKVTVALSMTEKCVNCEGSGAAPGTGLATCGECKGVGKVFFGQGKFAVERPCPACLGRGRRPESPCDTCAGRGELRKPRNVRVEVPEGTDSGTKVRLPGRGEPGANDGPAGDLLVTFKVKPHRFFDRDGLDVRAKVAVNLAQVTLGSAVKVSTVDGRKVVIRIPPGTQSGTKFRVRGRGVQRGERRGDFYVEVRVTIPKDLSEDELSAMEEFAKASGMRR is encoded by the coding sequence ATGAGCGCTCCGCGGAAGGACTACTATCGGATTCTGGGGGTCGGAGCCAAGGCCTCTCAGGACGAGATCAAGGCGGCCTACCGCACGCTGGCCAAGAAGCACCATCCCGACAAGAATCGGAACGACCGTCGCGCGGCGGAGCGTTTCAAGGAGGTCGGAGAGGCCTACTCCGTGCTCAGCGACCCGAAGAAACGGCGAGAGTACGACAACATCCGCAGACTGAGCGCTTTCCGGCTGGGTCAGGCGTCGGGAGGGCGTTCCGGAACCGGGGCGAGGTCCGCCGGGAACGCCTCCGACTACTCCTTCGAGGATCTCCAGGGCGGTTTCGGCCATATCTCCGACCTCTTCTCCTCCCTGTTCGGTCAGGACCAGGCGGACGAGCCGAGCTCGGGCCGAACGGCGGGACCGACAAAGGGCGCCAACGTCGAGTACGTGCTCGATATTCCTTTTCTGACGGCGGTTCGGGGGGGCAAGGTCACGGTAGCGCTCTCCATGACGGAGAAGTGCGTAAACTGCGAGGGCTCGGGCGCCGCCCCCGGAACCGGGTTGGCGACCTGCGGGGAGTGCAAAGGGGTCGGCAAGGTATTCTTCGGGCAAGGCAAGTTCGCGGTGGAGCGACCTTGTCCGGCCTGTCTGGGCAGAGGGAGGAGGCCCGAATCCCCGTGCGACACTTGCGCGGGCCGGGGGGAGCTTCGCAAGCCCCGCAACGTGCGTGTCGAAGTGCCGGAAGGCACTGACAGCGGGACCAAGGTTCGACTTCCCGGCCGAGGCGAGCCCGGCGCAAACGACGGGCCTGCGGGCGACCTCCTCGTGACTTTCAAGGTCAAGCCCCACCGCTTCTTCGACCGAGACGGGCTCGATGTCCGCGCCAAGGTGGCGGTCAACCTAGCGCAGGTCACGCTCGGCTCCGCAGTGAAGGTCAGCACCGTCGATGGCAGAAAGGTCGTGATCAGGATTCCGCCGGGAACCCAGTCGGGCACCAAGTTCCGGGTGCGCGGCCGGGGAGTCCAGCGCGGGGAGCGTCGAGGCGACTTCTACGTCGAGGTCAGAGTCACCATACCGAAGGACCTGTCCGAGGACGAGCTCTCGGCGATGGAGGAGTTCGCCAAGGCGTCCGGCATGAGGCGCTGA